A single genomic interval of Helianthus annuus cultivar XRQ/B chromosome 13, HanXRQr2.0-SUNRISE, whole genome shotgun sequence harbors:
- the LOC110899569 gene encoding protein ALP1-like translates to MDSPSSSSMLNYCYHEFFADGDGSTDEEVEQEAVTGACKLAMRYAEHCRRPQAKKGKRGYIERDRRGAHDRLMKDYFDEEPTYSNEMFRRRFRMSKRLFLRIVHDLEANYDFFKQKADARGELGFTGIQKCTSALRILAYGNTTDINDEYLKMGEKTTRDSLEHFCRGIIDVYGARYLRTPTWEDLQKIYEVHNAEHGLPGMIGSIDCMHWRWDNCPTAWRGQHTRGDQKGPTIILQAVASQDLWVWSAYFGVVGSCNDINVFEQSPLLEEWISGKAPKASFYANGNYYPHGYYLSDGIYPRYSIFVKTYSDPFDEKRAYFKKVQESSRKDIERCFGVLKQRWHYLRNPCRAWSKQKMRDAMYACIIMHNMILEDEGKAICQNYVPEAVQEEHPQASMEERVNNARELRYEPYHSQLMVDLLHHAWSVRYVPPEGEEETEDEGEESEDEN, encoded by the exons ATGGATTCTCCTAGTTCTTCCTCCATGCTAAACTATTGCTATCACGAGTTTTTTGCGGATGGCGATGGTTCAACCGATGAGGAGGttgagcaagaggcggttacggGTGCTTGTAAACTAGCGATGAGATATGCCGAGCATTGTCGTCGCCCACAAGCCAAAAAAGGTAAAAGAGGTTATATTGAACGAGACCGACGCGGGGCACACGATCGTTTGATGAAGGATTATTTTGACGAGGAGCCGACATATTCGAACGAAATGTTTAGACGTCGTTTCCGAATGAGTAAGCGGTTATTTCTACGTATAGTCCACGACTTGGAAGCCAACTacgatttttttaaacaaaaagcgGATGCGAGAGGGGAACTTGGATTTACCGGTATCCAAAAGTGTACCTCGGCGTTACGAATCCTTGCTTATGGAAACACTACCGACATCAATGACGAGTATCTAAAAATGGGGGAGAAAACAACGAGAGATAGCTTGGAGCATTTTTGTCGCG gtataatTGATGTGTACGGTGCGCGTTATCTTAGAACGCCTACATGGGAGGACCTTCAAAAGATCTACGAGGTACATAATGCCGAGCATGGTTTGCCTGGTATGATCGGGAGCATAGATTGCATGCATTGGCGTTGGGATAACTGCCCGACTGCATGGCGAGGCCAACACACACGTGGTGACCAAAAAGGACCCACTATTATTCTTCAGGCGGTTGCTTCacaggacctttgggtttggtctgcttactttggcgtggtcgggtcatgcaatgatatCAACGTTTTTGAACAATCTCCGCTGTTAGAGGAGTGGATTTCTGGCAAAGCTCCTAAAGCGTCGTTTTACGCAAATGGAAACTATTACCCTCATGGATATTACTTGAGCGACGGAATATATCCTAGGTATTCGATTTTCGTGAAAACGTATAGTGATCCTTTTGATGAAAAAAGAGCATAttttaaaaaggttcaagagtcttcacgaaaagacattgagagatgctttggggttcttaaacaacgctggcattatttgagaaatccttgtcgtgcatggagcaagcaaaaaatgagagatgctatgtacgcgtgtataatcatgcacaacatgattttggaagacgaaggaaaggCAATATGCCAGAATTATGTGCCAGAAGCCGTTCAAGAAGAGCATCCGCAGGcgtcaatggaagaaagagtgaataacgcgcgagagttgcgttacgaaccgtaccattcccagttaatggttgatttactacaccacgcatggtcggttcggtaTGTTCCACCGGAGGGAGAGGAAGAAACGGAGGACGAGGGTGAAGAAAGCGAAGATGAAAACTAG